In Shouchella patagoniensis, the following are encoded in one genomic region:
- a CDS encoding bifunctional cystathionine gamma-lyase/homocysteine desulfhydrase: MRKKTQLIHGGIGIDQVTGAVTQPIQLASTFKQDGIGNFLYEYGRTGNPTRNALESLLADLESGVQGFAFSSGMAAITAVMKLFSAGDHILVTDDVYGGTFRLFTKVLNEEGIHVDFVDTADLSAVETRIHAKTKALFLETPTNPLLKVTDIRKIAALATSHKLITIVDNTFATPYWQNPLLLGADIVLHSATKYLGGHSDLIAGAVIVKEEKIAERIGFIQNATGAVLGPSDSWLLMRGIKTLGVRMEEIETNARQIVKYLRSHPNVDRVYYPGIVDHPGHTTHALQARGFGGIISFTTLTEEIANNVITNTTYFTLAESLGAVESLISIPAKMTHASIPIERREALGITNSLIRLSIGLEDVEDLAEDLEIGLT; encoded by the coding sequence TTGAGGAAAAAAACGCAACTTATACATGGTGGGATAGGGATTGACCAAGTGACTGGTGCAGTAACGCAACCGATTCAGCTAGCAAGTACGTTTAAGCAAGATGGCATTGGCAACTTCTTGTATGAATATGGTCGCACCGGAAATCCTACACGGAATGCTCTTGAATCTTTATTAGCTGATTTAGAAAGTGGCGTACAGGGTTTTGCTTTTTCATCCGGGATGGCAGCGATCACTGCAGTTATGAAACTGTTCTCTGCTGGTGATCATATCCTTGTAACCGATGACGTTTACGGTGGGACCTTTCGGTTATTTACAAAAGTGTTGAATGAAGAAGGAATTCATGTCGATTTTGTTGATACTGCGGATTTAAGCGCTGTGGAGACACGGATACACGCGAAAACGAAAGCCTTGTTTTTGGAAACACCAACAAACCCACTTCTAAAAGTGACAGACATACGGAAAATAGCTGCATTAGCTACTAGTCATAAACTCATTACCATTGTGGATAATACCTTCGCCACACCTTATTGGCAAAATCCATTGCTGCTTGGTGCTGATATCGTTTTGCATAGTGCAACCAAATATTTAGGGGGCCATAGTGATCTCATAGCTGGTGCAGTCATTGTAAAAGAAGAAAAGATTGCAGAAAGAATTGGTTTTATTCAAAATGCAACTGGAGCCGTCCTTGGTCCTAGTGACAGCTGGCTACTAATGAGGGGGATAAAAACTCTTGGCGTTAGGATGGAAGAGATTGAAACAAATGCTCGTCAGATCGTGAAGTATTTGCGAAGTCATCCAAATGTTGATCGTGTCTACTATCCAGGGATTGTTGATCATCCGGGTCATACCACGCATGCTTTGCAAGCTAGGGGTTTTGGAGGAATTATCTCATTTACAACATTGACAGAAGAAATCGCAAACAATGTCATTACGAATACCACTTACTTTACGTTAGCAGAAAGCCTTGGCGCAGTTGAAAGTCTCATTTCAATTCCAGCAAAAATGACACATGCATCCATTCCTATCGAAAGAAGAGAAGCTTTAGGCATCACGAACTCGCTAATCCGCTTATCAATTGGCTTAGAAGATGTGGAAGACTTAGCTGAAGATTTGGAAATTGGATTAACCTAA
- a CDS encoding C40 family peptidase: MFKANVKKLVVRTSVIMGLATTATIATSQTADANVDMNKVDAAEKKQAQTQTTSEQTESNTNQAAVTTVRYGDTNETVGKIQGQLGIPQDNIYGPQTEQSVRKFQENNNLQVDGIAGPATQKALNAGGQATASTSNVSTNTTTNNSTATTNTESSSSNSTSTASTPEVNEEVSTEVAGETVSNKAPASSGGLVQTALNQTGAPYAWGGTSPSGFDCSGFINYVFNSQGKSIPRTAQAMYDASSKGSPSVGDIVFFSGTYDSGSYISHAGIYIGNNEFVHAGSRGVETASLNNSYWSQHYVGAGSL; the protein is encoded by the coding sequence ATGTTTAAGGCAAATGTTAAGAAATTAGTTGTACGTACATCAGTAATAATGGGACTAGCTACTACAGCAACAATTGCAACAAGTCAAACGGCTGACGCAAATGTTGATATGAATAAAGTTGATGCAGCTGAAAAGAAACAAGCTCAAACTCAAACAACTTCTGAACAAACAGAATCAAATACAAACCAAGCAGCGGTTACAACAGTTCGTTATGGTGATACGAATGAAACAGTTGGTAAAATTCAAGGACAGCTTGGAATTCCACAAGATAATATTTACGGACCTCAAACAGAACAATCTGTTCGTAAATTCCAAGAAAATAACAATTTACAAGTTGATGGTATTGCCGGTCCTGCCACGCAAAAAGCTTTAAACGCAGGTGGACAAGCTACAGCTTCTACTAGCAACGTATCTACTAATACTACAACTAACAACTCTACAGCTACTACTAATACAGAATCAAGCTCTTCTAACTCTACTTCAACTGCATCTACTCCTGAAGTAAATGAAGAAGTAAGCACAGAAGTTGCAGGTGAAACAGTTTCAAATAAAGCGCCAGCTTCATCAGGTGGTCTTGTACAAACTGCTTTAAACCAAACTGGTGCTCCTTACGCATGGGGTGGTACTTCTCCAAGCGGATTTGATTGCAGTGGCTTTATCAATTATGTATTTAATTCACAAGGTAAAAGCATTCCAAGAACTGCTCAAGCTATGTATGATGCTTCTTCTAAAGGAAGCCCAAGTGTTGGTGACATTGTCTTCTTCTCTGGTACATATGACTCTGGTTCATATATCTCTCATGCAGGAATCTATATTGGAAATAATGAATTCGTTCATGCTGGATCACGAGGCGTTGAGACAGCTAGCTTAAACAATTCTTATTGGAGCCAACACTATGTTGGTGCTGGAAGCCTTTAA
- a CDS encoding acrylyl-CoA reductase family protein: MTFQAYVLRKDGDNVINQIEQWEPEQLTQGNTLIKVAYSSVNYKDALVARKGDLADITPLIPGIDLAGTVIESSEPSLQEGQEVIATSYRIGTGHNGGYAQLARVPSEWVIPLPDGLSLKEAMALGTAGLTAALSIRKLENNGLNPSKGPVVVPGATGGVGSLAVHMLANLGYEVIAGTGKKEAHSFLKQLGASKVVDRSDLEETNRKTTRKAEWAGAVDAVGGKTLSYLLTTIKRGGSVATSGFTGGIDIETNVMPFIGRGINWLGIDSVTCSMSERSHAWKRLGSDLKPTRLNELIREVSLEQLEEVFDEVLAGEGIGRTVVKL, encoded by the coding sequence ATGACTTTTCAAGCATATGTATTAAGAAAAGATGGAGACAATGTGATAAATCAGATTGAGCAATGGGAACCTGAACAGTTAACGCAGGGAAATACACTTATAAAAGTCGCTTATTCAAGTGTTAATTATAAAGATGCCTTGGTTGCTCGAAAAGGTGATTTAGCGGATATCACCCCGCTTATTCCTGGTATCGATTTAGCTGGAACAGTCATTGAGTCATCAGAACCTTCCCTCCAAGAAGGGCAAGAAGTTATCGCAACAAGTTATCGTATCGGAACTGGTCATAATGGTGGTTATGCACAACTTGCTCGGGTACCAAGTGAATGGGTCATTCCGTTGCCTGACGGGTTGTCATTAAAGGAAGCGATGGCGCTTGGAACCGCTGGACTGACAGCTGCTTTATCGATTCGAAAATTAGAGAACAATGGATTAAATCCAAGTAAGGGACCGGTTGTTGTTCCTGGAGCAACAGGTGGGGTAGGCAGTTTAGCGGTTCATATGTTAGCGAATCTGGGATATGAGGTGATTGCCGGTACAGGGAAAAAAGAGGCTCACTCATTTTTAAAACAACTTGGCGCTTCAAAAGTAGTAGATCGTAGCGATTTAGAAGAAACGAATCGTAAAACAACGCGTAAAGCAGAGTGGGCAGGAGCTGTTGATGCGGTTGGTGGAAAAACACTCTCGTATCTATTAACAACAATAAAACGAGGGGGTTCAGTTGCCACAAGTGGGTTTACAGGAGGAATAGACATTGAAACAAACGTAATGCCTTTTATCGGAAGGGGAATCAATTGGCTCGGGATTGATTCAGTGACATGTTCAATGTCAGAGCGCTCACATGCGTGGAAAAGGTTAGGAAGTGACTTAAAGCCGACACGATTGAACGAGCTGATAAGAGAAGTATCGTTAGAACAATTAGAAGAAGTATTTGATGAGGTGCTTGCAGGAGAAGGTATAGGTAGAACGGTGGTAAAACTATAA
- a CDS encoding PLP-dependent cysteine synthase family protein has protein sequence MDVYKNVHELIGRTPMIELTSFVLPNNVRLFAKLEFLNPGGSIKDRLGVKLLRDAIEKNKITSSGTLIEPTAGNTGIALALAAIGTEVKVICVVPNSFSIEKQQIMRALGATVINTPSEYGIKGAIAHAKKLEQSMKDTFCPQQFHNHANPATYFETLGPEIDAQLNGHIDVFIAGAGSGGTFSGTATYLKKQYPGIRTVVVEPEGSILNGGEIGPHRTEGIGMEFIPDFVHTTYFDEIYTVSDKVAFKRTAEIARKAGLLVGSSSGAVLEAALHEAYLAKAGSHLVTVFPDGAERYLSKGIYEGGID, from the coding sequence ATGGATGTATACAAAAATGTCCATGAATTGATTGGTCGTACACCAATGATCGAGTTAACATCGTTTGTTTTGCCAAACAATGTACGGTTATTTGCAAAACTAGAATTTTTAAATCCAGGAGGCAGTATTAAAGACCGATTAGGAGTGAAGTTATTACGTGATGCAATTGAGAAGAATAAAATTACTTCTTCCGGTACTTTAATTGAACCAACTGCTGGTAATACGGGAATCGCATTGGCACTTGCAGCTATAGGAACCGAGGTTAAAGTAATATGTGTTGTGCCTAATTCATTTAGTATTGAAAAGCAACAAATCATGAGAGCATTAGGTGCTACTGTCATTAATACGCCAAGTGAATACGGTATAAAAGGGGCAATTGCTCATGCAAAAAAATTAGAACAATCAATGAAAGATACGTTTTGCCCACAGCAATTTCATAATCATGCAAACCCTGCAACCTATTTTGAAACACTTGGTCCAGAAATTGATGCTCAATTAAATGGCCATATCGATGTATTTATCGCAGGTGCAGGGTCGGGAGGAACGTTTTCTGGAACAGCAACCTATTTAAAGAAACAGTACCCTGGAATTCGGACAGTGGTTGTTGAACCTGAAGGATCGATTTTAAATGGCGGGGAAATTGGCCCGCATCGAACAGAAGGAATTGGGATGGAGTTTATTCCTGATTTCGTTCATACAACTTATTTTGACGAAATTTATACAGTTTCAGATAAAGTCGCATTTAAACGAACAGCGGAAATTGCCAGGAAAGCAGGCTTGTTAGTTGGGAGTTCCTCTGGAGCAGTGCTAGAAGCTGCTCTACATGAAGCATATTTGGCTAAAGCAGGTTCTCATTTAGTTACTGTGTTTCCAGATGGCGCAGAACGATATTTAAGTAAGGGTATATATGAGGGGGGAATCGATTGA
- a CDS encoding LLM class flavin-dependent oxidoreductase, with protein sequence MKKNIKLSALNLAPVQEGKSVGEALNRTITSAKAIESYGYHRFWVAEHHNMPGIASSATAVLIGQIAQATSTIRVGSGGIMLPNHAPLVIAEQFGTLNALFPNRIDLGLGRAPGTDQLTAHALRRHGQDANDFPALVDELQQYFQPENATNRVRAIPGEGEQVPVWLLGSSGFSAQLAGELGLPFAFAGHFSPKHIIPALNIYRDSFKPSAQMSEPYSMVAINAISATTSEEAEILASTLYQQFLSMIRNRPGKIQSAVSNMEELWSPYEKQLVMEQLGGSFIGHANEVANQLREFAFKTGANELMLHTNIYDEQKQLQSFKLIAEAWNKED encoded by the coding sequence ATGAAAAAAAATATAAAGTTATCTGCATTGAATTTAGCTCCGGTACAAGAGGGGAAATCAGTTGGAGAAGCGCTTAATCGAACAATAACGAGCGCTAAGGCGATTGAATCATACGGTTATCATCGTTTTTGGGTCGCTGAACACCACAATATGCCTGGAATTGCTAGTTCCGCAACAGCTGTCTTAATTGGTCAAATTGCTCAAGCAACGTCAACAATTCGAGTTGGGTCAGGCGGAATTATGTTACCAAACCATGCGCCTCTTGTTATTGCCGAACAATTTGGTACACTAAATGCACTTTTTCCAAATCGAATTGATTTAGGTTTAGGAAGAGCTCCAGGCACAGATCAGCTTACTGCTCACGCGCTCCGGCGTCACGGGCAAGACGCAAATGACTTTCCTGCATTAGTTGACGAACTGCAACAGTATTTTCAACCAGAAAATGCAACGAATCGGGTTCGTGCAATTCCTGGGGAAGGAGAACAAGTGCCAGTTTGGCTTCTTGGTTCAAGTGGTTTTAGTGCGCAATTGGCAGGAGAACTCGGGTTGCCTTTTGCGTTTGCAGGGCATTTTTCACCAAAGCACATAATTCCGGCATTAAATATTTATCGTGATTCGTTTAAACCATCGGCACAAATGAGTGAGCCTTATAGTATGGTAGCAATTAATGCTATTTCTGCGACAACTTCCGAAGAAGCAGAAATACTAGCCTCAACTTTGTACCAACAATTTCTTTCAATGATACGAAATAGACCAGGAAAAATTCAATCAGCCGTTTCGAACATGGAAGAGTTATGGTCGCCTTACGAAAAACAATTAGTTATGGAACAACTTGGGGGGTCATTTATTGGGCATGCAAATGAGGTTGCCAACCAACTTCGAGAATTCGCTTTTAAAACCGGAGCTAATGAATTAATGCTTCATACAAATATATACGACGAACAAAAACAACTTCAGTCATTTAAGTTAATCGCTGAAGCATGGAATAAAGAAGATTAA
- a CDS encoding ATP-dependent Clp protease ATP-binding subunit: MKCQHCQSREAAVSLNVVLNQHKKQVALCETCFREMQQSQGQSNQFQSLFNQFMGQQSSDQSGHIRTKEQEPEEESFLNQFGHNLTSSARNGEIDPVIGRDDEVERVIQVLSRRTKNNPVLIGEAGVGKTAIAEGLALRIANGNVPIKLANKQIFSLDFASLVAGTSYRGQFEERMQQLIDEISEREDMILFIDELHMMVGAGASGEGNMDASNLLKPALARGNMQLIGATTLSEYRKIEKDAALERRFQPVTVKEPTLDQALEILKGLKTVYERYHGVRYSDDILEACINLSDRYIQDRFLPDKAIDLLDEVGSRLSLASNHEDKATIEKRLADIQDRKQAATRQERYEEAASLRDEEATLKTKLQAAESEIKPIEVKLEDIQGLIERQTGIPVQKLQKAEQQKMRDLGSRLASKVIGQEDAVSKTAKAVKRSRAGLKAGNRPISFLFVGPTGVGKTELTKQLAQEVYGKKESMIRLDMSEFMEKHSVSKLIGSPPGYVGHEEGGQLTEQVRHNPYSIILLDEIEKAHPDVQHMFLQIMEDGRLTDSQGRVVSFKDTMVIMTSNAGVGINKPSLGFNAEQQKTLGILENLNDYFKPEFLNRFDALIEFNQLTEDNLVEIVDVMLDDLNNRLALQNITMDVSEQAKKELAKQGYHPSFGARPLRRVIQDTIEDDITELVIDDDQISHVSVDAKEGKIIVTKA; encoded by the coding sequence ATGAAATGTCAACACTGTCAATCTCGTGAAGCTGCGGTATCGTTGAATGTAGTTTTAAATCAACATAAAAAACAAGTCGCATTGTGTGAGACTTGTTTCCGTGAAATGCAACAATCTCAAGGACAATCAAATCAATTTCAATCTCTGTTTAATCAATTTATGGGTCAACAATCTTCTGACCAAAGTGGACATATACGAACGAAAGAACAAGAACCTGAAGAAGAAAGTTTTCTGAATCAATTTGGTCATAATTTGACTTCTTCTGCACGTAATGGAGAAATCGATCCAGTTATTGGACGCGACGATGAAGTTGAACGGGTTATACAAGTCCTAAGCCGTCGTACGAAAAACAACCCCGTTTTAATTGGCGAGGCCGGTGTTGGTAAAACAGCTATCGCCGAAGGGTTGGCTTTACGAATCGCAAACGGTAATGTGCCAATTAAATTAGCAAACAAGCAGATTTTTTCACTTGACTTTGCTTCATTGGTTGCAGGTACAAGTTATCGGGGGCAGTTTGAAGAGCGAATGCAACAATTAATTGATGAAATTAGCGAACGTGAAGATATGATTTTGTTTATTGATGAACTACACATGATGGTTGGAGCCGGAGCATCAGGAGAAGGCAATATGGATGCAAGCAATTTACTGAAACCAGCTCTTGCACGTGGAAACATGCAATTGATTGGGGCTACAACTCTTTCTGAGTACCGCAAAATTGAAAAAGATGCTGCGCTTGAACGTCGTTTTCAACCTGTCACTGTAAAAGAACCTACACTCGATCAAGCACTTGAAATTCTTAAAGGTCTAAAAACAGTTTATGAGCGTTATCATGGTGTTCGCTACTCTGATGACATATTAGAAGCATGTATAAACTTATCTGACCGCTACATTCAAGATCGTTTCTTACCTGATAAGGCGATTGATTTACTTGATGAAGTTGGTTCACGTTTATCCTTAGCCTCTAACCACGAGGATAAAGCGACAATTGAAAAACGACTAGCTGATATTCAAGACCGGAAACAAGCAGCGACGAGACAAGAACGCTACGAAGAAGCCGCATCTTTACGTGATGAAGAAGCGACACTTAAAACCAAACTTCAAGCAGCTGAATCAGAAATAAAACCGATTGAAGTAAAGCTTGAAGATATACAAGGTTTAATTGAACGACAAACAGGTATTCCAGTACAAAAACTTCAAAAAGCTGAACAACAAAAAATGAGAGATTTGGGTTCTCGGCTTGCCAGTAAAGTAATTGGACAAGAAGATGCTGTTTCAAAAACAGCTAAAGCAGTCAAACGAAGTCGTGCGGGTCTCAAAGCTGGTAACCGTCCGATTAGTTTCTTATTTGTCGGCCCCACAGGTGTCGGTAAAACCGAGTTGACAAAGCAGTTAGCTCAAGAAGTATATGGTAAGAAAGAAAGTATGATTCGCCTTGATATGAGTGAATTTATGGAGAAGCACTCCGTTTCAAAACTAATTGGTTCTCCTCCTGGCTATGTTGGTCATGAAGAAGGTGGACAACTAACTGAACAAGTACGTCATAACCCTTACAGCATTATTTTGCTCGATGAAATTGAAAAAGCACATCCTGACGTACAGCATATGTTTCTACAAATCATGGAAGATGGCCGGTTAACGGATAGTCAAGGTCGTGTTGTATCATTCAAAGATACAATGGTGATTATGACCTCGAATGCAGGTGTTGGCATTAACAAGCCTTCTCTTGGCTTTAATGCAGAACAACAAAAAACACTAGGTATTTTAGAAAATCTAAACGATTACTTTAAGCCAGAATTCCTTAATCGTTTTGATGCCCTAATCGAGTTTAACCAATTGACTGAAGATAATTTAGTTGAAATTGTTGATGTGATGTTGGATGACTTGAATAATCGTCTTGCACTTCAAAACATTACGATGGACGTAAGTGAGCAAGCCAAAAAAGAACTTGCAAAACAAGGTTACCACCCATCATTTGGCGCAAGACCACTCCGTCGTGTTATCCAGGATACAATTGAAGATGACATTACTGAGCTCGTGATCGATGATGATCAAATTAGCCATGTGAGCGTGGATGCTAAAGAAGGTAAAATCATTGTTACGAAGGCTTAA
- a CDS encoding exodeoxyribonuclease III, whose protein sequence is MKFVSWNVNGIRACVKKGFLDFFNEIDADFFCLQETKLQEGQIELHLAGYEQYWNYAERKGYSGTAIFTKHTPLAITYGIGEEFPDDEGRVVTLEYERFFLVTMYTPNAKRDLSRLTYRLQWEKAATAYLTQLKEQKSVIFCGDLNVAHQPIDVRNDRSNIGNAGFTDEERGAFNRLLDAGFIDTYRYFYPDDADSFTWWSYMAKVRERNIGWRIDYFLVDQQLRPALVDAHIHSSIFGSDHCPVSVDLQLTTTNK, encoded by the coding sequence ATGAAATTTGTCTCATGGAATGTGAATGGAATCCGAGCATGCGTTAAAAAAGGATTTTTAGACTTTTTTAATGAGATTGATGCCGACTTTTTCTGTTTACAAGAAACAAAATTACAAGAAGGTCAAATTGAGCTTCATTTAGCTGGTTATGAACAATATTGGAATTATGCAGAGAGAAAAGGCTACTCTGGCACAGCCATTTTCACTAAACATACTCCTCTGGCCATTACATATGGTATTGGTGAAGAGTTTCCTGATGATGAAGGCCGTGTTGTTACATTAGAGTACGAGCGATTTTTTTTAGTGACGATGTATACGCCAAACGCTAAACGTGATTTAAGTCGTTTGACGTATCGTTTACAATGGGAAAAAGCAGCTACCGCCTATTTAACTCAATTAAAAGAACAGAAGTCTGTTATTTTTTGTGGTGATTTAAATGTGGCTCATCAGCCAATTGATGTAAGAAATGACCGTTCAAATATCGGCAATGCTGGTTTTACCGATGAAGAGCGAGGGGCGTTTAATAGGTTGCTTGATGCTGGGTTTATTGATACATACCGCTACTTTTATCCAGATGATGCCGATTCATTTACGTGGTGGTCGTACATGGCAAAGGTTAGAGAACGGAATATTGGATGGCGGATTGATTATTTCTTAGTTGACCAACAACTACGACCAGCTCTAGTAGATGCGCATATTCATTCCTCCATATTCGGAAGCGATCATTGTCCTGTATCTGTTGATCTTCAGCTCACGACGACAAATAAATAA
- a CDS encoding LLM class flavin-dependent oxidoreductase, which translates to MKLSILDQVPRSSETTNEIALKETADLALAAESLGYHRYWVAEHHDLHGLLSPAPEILLAYIGAKTNSIRLGAGAILLPHYAPYKVAETFNMLANLFPGRVDLGLGRSPGGSAESSEALSGNFIERVHTMDERVEELMHFLERDFPDDHKYSKLQAVPIPFEAPTAYILGTSKKSAALAAKHNLHYVYGHFMNQKDSDEVIAHYRKRQTGNQKAIVGVSVLCAETQERAEKLYRSVQIWHAYNEQQEPLNSIPTLAEADYLLRQLDEKKRKEITSKKHGAIVGDKYHVKRKLDELSLELNVDEFIVLTHAPELRDRLHSYRLLAEVYPQLVSL; encoded by the coding sequence ATGAAGCTCAGTATCCTCGACCAAGTACCGCGCTCTAGCGAAACAACAAATGAAATTGCTTTAAAAGAAACCGCAGATCTCGCTTTGGCTGCAGAAAGCTTGGGGTACCACCGCTATTGGGTTGCTGAACACCACGATTTACATGGGCTTTTGTCACCGGCTCCTGAAATACTACTTGCTTATATTGGAGCAAAGACGAATTCGATTCGACTTGGCGCTGGTGCGATATTGCTTCCTCACTATGCACCATACAAGGTCGCGGAAACCTTTAATATGTTAGCAAATTTGTTTCCGGGAAGAGTTGATTTAGGTCTTGGCCGTTCTCCTGGTGGCTCAGCAGAGTCCTCGGAAGCATTATCAGGCAACTTTATTGAACGGGTTCATACAATGGATGAACGAGTGGAGGAGTTGATGCACTTCTTGGAGCGGGATTTTCCTGACGATCACAAATACAGCAAGCTTCAAGCTGTTCCTATCCCATTTGAGGCACCAACGGCCTACATTTTAGGAACATCAAAAAAGAGTGCTGCACTCGCCGCAAAACATAATCTACATTATGTGTACGGACATTTTATGAATCAGAAAGATAGTGACGAGGTGATCGCGCATTATCGTAAGCGTCAGACAGGAAACCAAAAGGCAATCGTAGGTGTTTCTGTTCTATGTGCTGAAACGCAAGAACGAGCTGAGAAGCTATACCGTTCTGTTCAAATATGGCATGCTTATAATGAACAACAAGAACCACTTAACTCAATTCCTACTTTGGCAGAAGCAGACTACTTGTTAAGGCAATTAGACGAGAAGAAACGTAAAGAGATCACATCCAAAAAACATGGAGCGATTGTTGGGGACAAGTACCATGTCAAAAGAAAACTTGATGAACTTTCTCTTGAGCTGAATGTAGATGAGTTTATTGTACTTACGCACGCTCCAGAGCTTCGTGATCGCTTGCACTCGTATCGTTTACTAGCAGAAGTATATCCTCAATTAGTATCTCTGTAA
- a CDS encoding type II toxin-antitoxin system SpoIISA family toxin, translating to MLFIFQVLVWLSVSGLAFYVFASWKWAEQTKKRLPIIRKAWYALFTVGAALTWTIYPDSLFIKWHHYLIVACLFVVVDIFIFLSAYIQRIGSNVFTIDTGQLIEANDQVLQTQQERLKAFFRLLKSDPINVYYGGDRAYITGVREILMKYAEKTEVEASVFPFMTKGDKDHLLTHFKDRITVSATLERQDVYYGEKEKLIFIPVILQGNHHVIKLSSEERLTEFDALLFATLVAIYDLLSSGSEEEQDDPLNQAHQIN from the coding sequence ATGCTTTTTATTTTTCAAGTTCTTGTTTGGCTGAGCGTAAGCGGGCTAGCCTTCTATGTATTTGCATCATGGAAATGGGCAGAACAGACAAAGAAGCGGCTTCCCATTATTCGAAAAGCATGGTATGCCTTGTTTACAGTTGGAGCGGCTCTTACTTGGACGATCTATCCAGATAGTTTGTTTATAAAGTGGCACCATTATTTGATTGTAGCTTGTTTATTTGTTGTTGTAGACATATTTATTTTCTTAAGTGCTTATATTCAACGAATTGGCTCAAATGTATTTACAATCGATACAGGTCAGTTGATTGAAGCAAATGATCAAGTCTTACAAACACAACAAGAACGACTAAAAGCATTTTTTCGTTTATTAAAAAGTGATCCGATCAATGTCTATTACGGGGGGGATCGTGCATATATTACGGGTGTGAGAGAAATTCTTATGAAATATGCCGAGAAGACAGAGGTCGAGGCTAGTGTTTTCCCTTTCATGACAAAAGGGGATAAAGATCATTTGCTTACCCATTTTAAAGATCGCATTACAGTTAGCGCTACTTTAGAACGCCAAGATGTTTATTATGGAGAGAAAGAAAAGTTAATCTTTATACCTGTGATTTTACAAGGCAACCATCATGTAATAAAACTGTCATCAGAGGAACGTTTAACAGAGTTTGATGCACTATTGTTTGCGACACTAGTGGCGATTTATGACTTGCTGTCTTCTGGCAGTGAAGAGGAGCAAGACGACCCTTTGAATCAGGCGCACCAGATTAACTAG